A portion of the Bifidobacterium bifidum ATCC 29521 = JCM 1255 = DSM 20456 genome contains these proteins:
- a CDS encoding Gfo/Idh/MocA family protein: MINVGFIGCGAMGRDHVRRITDKCGNAQVVGVYDTVLGNAKQAIEDNRLDATIYDSADALIDDPNVDAVVIASRNDVHLDPLLHTIAIGKPTFTEKPMTINGSDSWKVVEAEVAKGRKTIQVGFNWRFDPGYDAMKTFVGDGQIGSLLMAGMRHYNAQASTSYYGTDNVINDTLIHNFDVLHYMFDGDITSVEMKFARMNTLNPNGESLREPQLAIVEFSDGALATAEANVNCQYGYDIQCRLVGESGIISLPDVATPEVRKAGQISHAISSAWFDRFIEAYDREFDRFFANIEADRQPGGKEATAWDGYVANVVADAALDSLHHGGRIPVTLNEQPALYR; the protein is encoded by the coding sequence ATGATCAATGTCGGTTTCATCGGATGCGGCGCCATGGGCCGCGACCACGTGCGTCGGATCACGGACAAGTGCGGCAACGCGCAGGTCGTCGGCGTATACGACACCGTGCTCGGCAACGCGAAGCAGGCCATCGAAGACAACCGCCTCGACGCGACGATCTACGATTCGGCCGATGCACTGATCGACGATCCGAACGTCGACGCCGTCGTCATCGCCAGCCGCAACGACGTGCATCTCGACCCGCTGCTGCACACTATCGCGATCGGCAAGCCGACGTTCACCGAAAAGCCGATGACCATCAACGGCTCCGACAGCTGGAAGGTCGTCGAAGCCGAGGTGGCCAAGGGCCGCAAAACCATTCAGGTCGGTTTCAACTGGCGCTTCGACCCCGGCTACGACGCGATGAAGACCTTCGTCGGCGACGGACAGATCGGCTCCCTGCTGATGGCCGGCATGCGTCACTACAACGCGCAGGCATCCACGAGCTACTACGGCACCGACAACGTCATCAACGACACGCTCATCCACAACTTCGACGTGCTGCATTACATGTTCGACGGCGACATCACCAGCGTCGAGATGAAGTTCGCCCGGATGAACACGCTCAACCCGAACGGGGAGTCCCTGCGCGAACCGCAGCTGGCCATCGTCGAGTTCTCCGACGGAGCCCTCGCCACAGCCGAGGCGAACGTCAACTGCCAGTACGGCTACGACATCCAATGCCGCCTGGTCGGCGAGTCTGGCATCATCTCGCTGCCGGATGTCGCCACGCCGGAGGTGCGCAAGGCCGGTCAGATCAGCCACGCGATCTCGTCCGCCTGGTTCGACCGATTCATCGAGGCATACGACCGCGAGTTCGACCGGTTCTTCGCGAATATCGAGGCCGACCGGCAGCCGGGCGGCAAGGAGGCGACCGCATGGGACGGCTATGTGGCGAACGTGGTTGCCGACGCCGCGCTGGACAGCCTGCACCACGGCGGGCGCATCCCCGTGACGCTCAACGAGCAGCCGGCGCTGTACCGGTAA
- a CDS encoding SAM-dependent methyltransferase: protein MGSGKTMLVSEMAQAVLKEDAPVCIEAFDGSTFGPEDADLQVRVTSPKAIYQLASNLNEIGLARAYILGYFDIEGLDVADPYPQLRKLVELASYIRKPSPLELARMGAAVLSHGYHKVEVPQSEGPSKFERIKSGLFPHTEKADSETVSFHYDLSNEFYADFIGPSMTYTCAVFDTPDMSLDDAQRNKIDLVLDKLDLKPGDRMLDIGCGWGALVIAAAKRGIKALGVSLSHEQIEYGQEWIRREGLENLAELRVMDYREVPERDFDGITSVGMMEHVGAKNYRHYFDEMFKLLKPAGRLLNHQITISKDKPNNRPGTDEFLDRYIFPDGDLASPGFIESALHDAGFEVVNQENLRQHYALTLHHWNANLKANWADAVKQVGYERAKVYGLYLAACELNFELNGIQVHQFLAVKPDKEGLPKGNWYPLRPWWAA from the coding sequence ATGGGCAGTGGAAAAACCATGTTGGTAAGTGAAATGGCGCAGGCGGTCCTCAAAGAGGACGCGCCGGTGTGCATCGAAGCCTTCGACGGATCGACGTTCGGGCCGGAAGACGCCGACCTGCAGGTCCGGGTCACCAGTCCTAAGGCCATCTATCAGTTGGCGAGCAACCTGAACGAGATCGGTTTGGCCCGCGCATACATCCTGGGCTACTTCGACATCGAAGGACTGGACGTGGCCGACCCGTATCCGCAGCTGCGCAAGCTCGTCGAACTGGCATCGTACATCCGAAAGCCATCTCCGCTCGAACTGGCGCGCATGGGGGCGGCCGTTCTCAGCCACGGCTACCACAAGGTGGAGGTGCCGCAGTCCGAAGGCCCCTCGAAATTCGAACGCATCAAGTCCGGTCTGTTCCCGCACACCGAAAAGGCCGACTCCGAGACCGTCAGCTTCCATTATGACCTGTCGAACGAGTTCTACGCCGACTTCATCGGACCGTCGATGACGTACACGTGCGCGGTGTTCGACACGCCCGACATGAGCCTGGATGACGCGCAGCGCAACAAAATCGACCTGGTGCTCGACAAGCTGGACCTCAAGCCCGGCGACCGCATGCTTGACATCGGATGCGGCTGGGGCGCTCTGGTCATCGCCGCAGCCAAGCGCGGCATCAAGGCACTGGGAGTATCGCTGTCGCACGAGCAGATCGAGTACGGTCAGGAGTGGATCAGGCGCGAAGGGCTGGAGAATCTGGCCGAGCTGCGCGTGATGGACTACCGCGAAGTGCCGGAACGAGACTTCGACGGCATCACCTCGGTGGGCATGATGGAACATGTGGGCGCGAAGAACTACCGCCACTACTTCGATGAGATGTTCAAGCTGCTCAAGCCGGCCGGCCGCCTGCTCAACCACCAGATCACGATCTCCAAGGACAAGCCGAACAACCGGCCCGGAACGGACGAGTTCCTCGACCGATACATCTTCCCCGACGGCGACCTCGCCTCGCCCGGGTTCATCGAGTCGGCGCTGCACGACGCCGGCTTCGAGGTCGTCAACCAGGAGAACCTGCGGCAGCATTACGCGCTGACGCTGCATCATTGGAACGCCAATCTCAAGGCCAACTGGGCCGACGCCGTCAAGCAGGTCGGCTACGAGCGGGCGAAGGTGTACGGCCTGTATTTGGCCGCGTGCGAGTTGAACTTCGAGCTCAACGGCATCCAGGTGCACCAGTTCCTCGCCGTCAAGCCCGACAAGGAGGGGCTGCCGAAGGGCAACTGGTACCCGCTGCGTCCGTGGTGGGCGGCCTGA
- a CDS encoding GrpB family protein, whose product MITKHVVVLPYDKHWARDFCEIKSEIQEALDQLALAIEHVGSTSVHGLSAKPIIDIDVVIKDYSMLDAVISALERIDYHHEGNLGIAGREAFKYEGKTHLRKHHLYVCPRDSEELKRRIAFREYLRSHPEAVREYSRIKEEGAALYPFDIEKYIEHKSPFVEKIYSEIGI is encoded by the coding sequence ATGATTACAAAGCATGTTGTTGTGCTACCTTATGATAAACACTGGGCGCGGGATTTTTGTGAAATCAAGAGTGAAATTCAGGAAGCTCTTGATCAACTGGCTCTTGCGATAGAACATGTTGGCAGCACTTCAGTGCATGGTTTATCAGCGAAACCGATTATTGATATTGATGTCGTCATTAAAGATTACTCCATGCTTGACGCTGTAATCTCTGCCTTAGAAAGAATCGACTATCACCATGAAGGAAACCTTGGTATTGCCGGACGGGAAGCATTTAAATATGAAGGCAAAACCCATTTGCGGAAGCATCATCTATATGTATGCCCGCGAGATTCTGAGGAACTGAAAAGGCGTATTGCTTTCCGTGAATATTTGCGTTCTCATCCGGAAGCTGTGCGTGAATACAGTAGAATTAAAGAAGAAGGCGCTGCGCTCTATCCATTTGATATTGAGAAATATATCGAACATAAGTCACCGTTTGTCGAAAAAATCTACTCAGAAATAGGGATATGA
- a CDS encoding D-hexose-6-phosphate mutarotase, with protein MITTFTIRNVANEDGAAQISDFGAHVLSWTPAGGHPAVWQPKAVYLGKPIRGGVPVVLPWFALGFEHGEIAGKKPKHGFARTTVWHVDEDATDDRRIRYTLSDADATPELLAQLHSGASPRFHAVYDIEVGKELTMTLTITNDGTEPLRYETALHTHFHVGDLTQVSLHGLEGSDYLDATVAGYPPRVQPDEPVTFDGTTVDRIYYSTDTLRLDDPAWDRVIVIEAHGTKQTVTWNPGTAADTEIGDMQPGEWRDFVAIEAAACREYAIELAPGESHALTQRISVENR; from the coding sequence ATGATTACTACGTTTACTATTCGCAACGTCGCCAATGAAGACGGTGCCGCGCAGATCAGCGATTTCGGCGCTCACGTGCTCTCCTGGACGCCCGCGGGCGGCCATCCCGCCGTATGGCAGCCCAAGGCCGTCTATCTGGGCAAACCGATCCGCGGAGGCGTGCCCGTGGTACTGCCATGGTTCGCACTCGGTTTCGAGCATGGCGAAATCGCCGGTAAGAAGCCGAAGCACGGGTTCGCCCGCACCACTGTCTGGCATGTGGACGAGGACGCGACCGACGACCGACGCATCCGATACACGCTGTCCGACGCCGACGCGACGCCCGAACTGCTCGCCCAGCTGCATTCCGGGGCCTCCCCGCGGTTCCATGCGGTCTACGACATCGAAGTCGGCAAGGAGCTGACCATGACGCTGACCATCACCAACGACGGTACCGAGCCGCTGCGCTATGAGACCGCGCTGCACACGCACTTCCATGTCGGCGACCTGACCCAGGTGAGCCTACACGGATTGGAGGGCTCCGACTATCTCGACGCCACGGTCGCCGGGTACCCTCCCCGCGTGCAGCCCGATGAGCCGGTGACCTTCGACGGCACCACGGTCGACCGCATCTACTACTCCACCGACACGTTGCGTCTGGATGACCCGGCATGGGATCGCGTCATCGTCATCGAGGCCCATGGCACGAAGCAGACCGTCACATGGAACCCGGGAACCGCGGCCGACACCGAAATCGGCGACATGCAGCCCGGCGAATGGCGCGATTTCGTAGCCATCGAGGCAGCCGCCTGCCGCGAGTATGCCATCGAGCTCGCTCCCGGCGAATCGCACGCGCTCACGCAGCGCATCAGCGTCGAGAACCGCTGA